A single region of the Lycium barbarum isolate Lr01 chromosome 2, ASM1917538v2, whole genome shotgun sequence genome encodes:
- the LOC132628299 gene encoding uncharacterized protein LOC132628299, which yields MAIETETPSATGTPSATGTPSVNIAPAVTPTTRAAVPPAEKPAKFTGANFKGWQQRMFFWLTTLGMQKFTSENPPVPAADMPDNQKFMVTRAWKQADFLCKGYILSALEDDLYNVYSAVETSKELWSALEKKYKTEDACLKKFVVAKFLDYKMVDGKTVGTQVQELQLIFHDLIVEGMIEEDNKTVDKRYRKSSPIEGANVVEDAAPKKNNKRKRHSGKEKYPNKKKFKGNCYNCGKAGHKAPDCRAPKKDKEKNKGQANMVEDVDDLCAMLSE from the exons ATGGCAATTGAGACTGAAACTCCCTCTGCGACTGGAACTCCCTCTGCTACTGGAACTCCTTCTGTGAACATTGCACCAGCGGTCACGCCTACAACCCGTGCCGCTGTGCCACCGGCTGAGAAACCTGCGAAGTTCACCGGTGCCAACTTTAAAGGATGGCAGCAGAGAATGTTCTTTTGGCTTACCACCCTTGGTATGCAAAAGTTCACCAGTGAGAACCCTCCCGTGCCTGCCGCCGACATGCCTGACAACCAGAAATTCATGGTTACTAGGGCTTGGAAACAGGCTGATTTTTTGTGCAAAGGCTACATTTTGAGTGCCTTAGAAGATGATTTGTACAACGTCTACAGTGcagtagagacctccaaagaattatGGAGTGCACTGGAAAAGAAGTACAAAACTGAAGATGCTTGCTTGAAGAAGTTTGTGGTTGCCAAATTCCTAGACTACAAAATGGTGGATGGAAAaactgttggaacccaagttcaagagcttcaacttATCTTCCATGACCTTATTGTTGAAGGTATG atcgaggaagataacaaaacCGTTGATAAGAGGTACCGTAAGAGTTCACCGATTGAAGGGGCAAACGTCGTTGAAGATGCTGCTCCGAAAAAGAACAATAAAAGGAAGAGGCATTCTGGAAAGGAGAAGTATCCTaacaagaaaaaattcaaggGCAACTGTTATAATTGTGGTAAAGCAGGCCATAAAGCTCCCGACTGTCGTGCCCCCAAGAAGGACAAAGAGAAAAACAAGGGTCAGGCAAACATGGTGGAAGATGTTGATGACCTATGTGCAATGCTGTCTGAGTGA
- the LOC132629276 gene encoding inactive protein RESTRICTED TEV MOVEMENT 1-like isoform X1 encodes MQDMGFKIETVTSTKLKGTTWDDVDLGDVAMIFISYGRTAVSNLQFLYVKDGKFSLSGRHGDLIEHLEINLQIKLDYPYEYLIGVNGRHSLGIGADIILKSITFVTNKKSYGPFPKMKSTYMATEDTEFNINVLDHGWLNGFHGTTRGGQLESFGVYIKPMPIITPPKKDIDSDTIDVIDGECTNCKNTY; translated from the exons ATGCAAGATATGGGGTTCAAAATTGAAACTGTGACAAGTACTAAATTGAAAGGAACAACATGGGATGATGTTGATCTTGGTGATGTTGCAATGATTTTTATTTCGTATGGAAGAACAGCAGTTAGCAATCTCCAATTTTTATATGTCAAGGATGGAAAATTTTCTCTATCAGGGAGACATGGTGATCTTATAGAACATCTGGAAATT AACTTGCAGATCAAGCTGGATTATCCCTATGAATATCTGATTGGAGTAAATGGTCGTCATAGTCTCGGAATTGGAgctgatataattttgaaatcaATTACATTTGTGACCAACAAAAAATCATATGGACCATTTCCAAAAATGAAATCTACTTATATGGCAACAGAAGACACAGAATTCAATATAAATGTACTGGATCATGGTTGGCTCAACGGATTTCATGGCACAACTCGTGGTGGTCAACTTGAAAGCTTTGGAGTTTACATCAAACCAATGCCAATTATTACACCTCCAAAGAAAGACATTGATTCTGATACAATTGATGTAATTGATGGTGAGTGTACAAATTGTAAAAATACCTACTAG
- the LOC132626020 gene encoding cysteine protease ATG4-like isoform X2 encodes MPKKNQFSISSSDSDSPRKNLGFSVSSELEPSSSSSCNKVNNKSSVWSGFFVSPFSIFDSEPKGCLKKGESCCSKKYNGIGIGWTNAVKRMMNSGSMRRIFGMDKTGIPNGSKSDILLLGVCYKVVQDDDPTIEPTQSEGFSAFVDDFSSRILVTYRKGFAPIGDTKYTSDVNWGCMLRSSQMLVAQALLLHRFGRSWRKSVDKPLEQKYVDILHLFGDSEESAYSIHNLLQAGETYGLSPGSWVGPYAMCRTWETLARSKREETGNADTSPAMSIYVVSGDEDGERGGAPVLCIEDIVKHCSGLSKGEVDWTPVLFLVPLVLGLDKINSRYLPLLAATFGFPQSLGILGGRPGASTYIVGVQDDKAFYLDPHEVQPVVDIKTDKLDVDTTSYHCNTVRHFPLDSIDPSLAIGFYCKDKSDFDDFCIRASELVDQSNGAPLFTITETRSSATANEYNDRLTSNAGVPELDSFDAVGPDESDGNRPEDEWQLL; translated from the exons ATGCCTAAAAAAAATCAGTTTAGTATAAGCTCATCTGATTCAGATTCCCCAAGAAAAAATCTTGGTTTTTCTGTTTCTTCAGAGCTAGAACCAAGCAGTAGTAGTAGTTGTAATAAGGTTAATAATAAATCTTCTGTTTGGTCTGGTTTTTTTGTTTcacctttttcaatatttgatagTGAGCCAAAAGGGTGTTTAAAAAAAGGTGAATCTTGTTGTTCAAAGAAGTATAATGGTATTGGTATTGGTTGGACTAATGCTGTAAAAAGAATGATGAATAGTGGTTCAATGAGGAGGATTTTTGGGATGGATAAAACTGGGATACCTAATGGTTCTAAAAGTGATATTTTGCTTTTAGGTGTTTGTTATAAAGTTGTTCAAGATGATGATCCAACTATAGAACCAACTCAAAGTGAAGGTTTTTCTGCTTTTGTTGATGATTTTTCGTCGAGGATTCTTGTTACATATCGTAAAG GATTTGCTCCTATTGGAGATACTAAGTATACTAGTGATGTTAATTGGGGTTGCATGCTTAGAAGCAGTCAGATGCTTGTTGCTCAG GCGCTACTTCTTCATCGGTTTGGAAGATCTTGGAGAAAATCAGTGGACAAG CCTCTTGAACAAAAGTATGTGGACATATTGCACCTTTTTGGTGATTCCGAGGAGTCAGCTTACTCTATCCATAACCTCCTACAAGCTGGCGAGACTTATGGTCTTTCACCTGGATCATGGGTGGGCCCGTATGCGATGTGTCGCACCTGGGAAACATTAGCACGTAGCAAAAGAGAAGAAACCGGAAATGCAGACACGTCTCCGGCCATGTCTATCTATGTTGTATCAGGGGATGAAGATGGAGAAAGAGGTGGAGCACCAGTGCTCTGCATTGAGGACATTGTCAAGCATTGTTCCGGCTTGTCAAAAGGCGAAGTTGACTGGACACCTGTTCTTTTCTTAGTTCCACTGGTTCTTGGACTTGACAAAATCAATTCAAg GTATCTTCCTTTACTGGCAGCTACATTTGGTTTTCCTCAAAGCCTCGGAATCCTCGGTGGCAGACCTGGGGCGTCGACCTACATAGTTGGCGTGCAAGATGATAAAGCCTTTTATCTTGATCCACATGAAGTTCAGCCA GTTGTTGATATTAAGACAGATAAGCTAGATGTTGATACCACATCTTATCACTGCAA TACCGTAAGGCATTTTCCGCTGGATTCAATAGACCCCTCCTTGGCAATCGGATTTTATTGTAAAGATAAAA GTGATTTTGATGATTTCTGTATACGGGCATCTGAGTTAGTGGATCAATCAAACGGTGCTCCATTGTTTACCATAACTGAAACTCGTAGCTCCGCCACCGCAAATGAGTATAATGACAGGTTGACTAGTAATGCTGGGGTTCCGGAACTGGACTCCTTCGATGCTGTAGGCCCCGATGAGTCAGATGGTAATAGACCTGAAGATGAGTGGCAACTCCTCTGA
- the LOC132629276 gene encoding inactive protein RESTRICTED TEV MOVEMENT 1-like isoform X2, producing MQDMGFKIETVTSTKLKGTTWDDVDLGDVAMIFISYGRTAVSNLQFLYVKDGKFSLSGRHGDLIEHLEIIKLDYPYEYLIGVNGRHSLGIGADIILKSITFVTNKKSYGPFPKMKSTYMATEDTEFNINVLDHGWLNGFHGTTRGGQLESFGVYIKPMPIITPPKKDIDSDTIDVIDGECTNCKNTY from the exons ATGCAAGATATGGGGTTCAAAATTGAAACTGTGACAAGTACTAAATTGAAAGGAACAACATGGGATGATGTTGATCTTGGTGATGTTGCAATGATTTTTATTTCGTATGGAAGAACAGCAGTTAGCAATCTCCAATTTTTATATGTCAAGGATGGAAAATTTTCTCTATCAGGGAGACATGGTGATCTTATAGAACATCTGGAAATT ATCAAGCTGGATTATCCCTATGAATATCTGATTGGAGTAAATGGTCGTCATAGTCTCGGAATTGGAgctgatataattttgaaatcaATTACATTTGTGACCAACAAAAAATCATATGGACCATTTCCAAAAATGAAATCTACTTATATGGCAACAGAAGACACAGAATTCAATATAAATGTACTGGATCATGGTTGGCTCAACGGATTTCATGGCACAACTCGTGGTGGTCAACTTGAAAGCTTTGGAGTTTACATCAAACCAATGCCAATTATTACACCTCCAAAGAAAGACATTGATTCTGATACAATTGATGTAATTGATGGTGAGTGTACAAATTGTAAAAATACCTACTAG
- the LOC132626020 gene encoding cysteine protease ATG4-like isoform X1 codes for MPKKNQFSISSSDSDSPRKNLGFSVSSELEPSSSSSCNKVNNKSSVWSGFFVSPFSIFDSEPKGCLKKGESCCSKKYNGIGIGWTNAVKRMMNSGSMRRIFGMDKTGIPNGSKSDILLLGVCYKVVQDDDPTIEPTQSEGFSAFVDDFSSRILVTYRKGFAPIGDTKYTSDVNWGCMLRSSQMLVAQALLLHRFGRSWRKSVDKVLESQNTAVLSVVNMLNFPFRTRIMHNQPLEQKYVDILHLFGDSEESAYSIHNLLQAGETYGLSPGSWVGPYAMCRTWETLARSKREETGNADTSPAMSIYVVSGDEDGERGGAPVLCIEDIVKHCSGLSKGEVDWTPVLFLVPLVLGLDKINSRYLPLLAATFGFPQSLGILGGRPGASTYIVGVQDDKAFYLDPHEVQPVVDIKTDKLDVDTTSYHCNTVRHFPLDSIDPSLAIGFYCKDKSDFDDFCIRASELVDQSNGAPLFTITETRSSATANEYNDRLTSNAGVPELDSFDAVGPDESDGNRPEDEWQLL; via the exons ATGCCTAAAAAAAATCAGTTTAGTATAAGCTCATCTGATTCAGATTCCCCAAGAAAAAATCTTGGTTTTTCTGTTTCTTCAGAGCTAGAACCAAGCAGTAGTAGTAGTTGTAATAAGGTTAATAATAAATCTTCTGTTTGGTCTGGTTTTTTTGTTTcacctttttcaatatttgatagTGAGCCAAAAGGGTGTTTAAAAAAAGGTGAATCTTGTTGTTCAAAGAAGTATAATGGTATTGGTATTGGTTGGACTAATGCTGTAAAAAGAATGATGAATAGTGGTTCAATGAGGAGGATTTTTGGGATGGATAAAACTGGGATACCTAATGGTTCTAAAAGTGATATTTTGCTTTTAGGTGTTTGTTATAAAGTTGTTCAAGATGATGATCCAACTATAGAACCAACTCAAAGTGAAGGTTTTTCTGCTTTTGTTGATGATTTTTCGTCGAGGATTCTTGTTACATATCGTAAAG GATTTGCTCCTATTGGAGATACTAAGTATACTAGTGATGTTAATTGGGGTTGCATGCTTAGAAGCAGTCAGATGCTTGTTGCTCAG GCGCTACTTCTTCATCGGTTTGGAAGATCTTGGAGAAAATCAGTGGACAAGGTACTCGAAAGTCAAAACACTGCCGTACTTTCAGTTGTTAACATGCTCAATTTCCCATTTAGAACCAGGATAATGCACAATCAG CCTCTTGAACAAAAGTATGTGGACATATTGCACCTTTTTGGTGATTCCGAGGAGTCAGCTTACTCTATCCATAACCTCCTACAAGCTGGCGAGACTTATGGTCTTTCACCTGGATCATGGGTGGGCCCGTATGCGATGTGTCGCACCTGGGAAACATTAGCACGTAGCAAAAGAGAAGAAACCGGAAATGCAGACACGTCTCCGGCCATGTCTATCTATGTTGTATCAGGGGATGAAGATGGAGAAAGAGGTGGAGCACCAGTGCTCTGCATTGAGGACATTGTCAAGCATTGTTCCGGCTTGTCAAAAGGCGAAGTTGACTGGACACCTGTTCTTTTCTTAGTTCCACTGGTTCTTGGACTTGACAAAATCAATTCAAg GTATCTTCCTTTACTGGCAGCTACATTTGGTTTTCCTCAAAGCCTCGGAATCCTCGGTGGCAGACCTGGGGCGTCGACCTACATAGTTGGCGTGCAAGATGATAAAGCCTTTTATCTTGATCCACATGAAGTTCAGCCA GTTGTTGATATTAAGACAGATAAGCTAGATGTTGATACCACATCTTATCACTGCAA TACCGTAAGGCATTTTCCGCTGGATTCAATAGACCCCTCCTTGGCAATCGGATTTTATTGTAAAGATAAAA GTGATTTTGATGATTTCTGTATACGGGCATCTGAGTTAGTGGATCAATCAAACGGTGCTCCATTGTTTACCATAACTGAAACTCGTAGCTCCGCCACCGCAAATGAGTATAATGACAGGTTGACTAGTAATGCTGGGGTTCCGGAACTGGACTCCTTCGATGCTGTAGGCCCCGATGAGTCAGATGGTAATAGACCTGAAGATGAGTGGCAACTCCTCTGA
- the LOC132629275 gene encoding inactive protein RESTRICTED TEV MOVEMENT 1-like, giving the protein MQDIRFKIETVTSTKLKGTTWEDVDVGDIAMIFISYRKTVSHLQFSYVKDGNFSLSQRHGENIEHLEIIKLDYPSEYLIGVNGRHGISFGTDRVLKSITFVTNKNSYGPFPKNKPLCMGSEDTEFNINILDHGWLNGFHGTTCEGQLESFGVYIKPIPIITPPKKDTGSWLAQWISWHNLWRL; this is encoded by the exons ATGCAAGATATAAGGTTCAAAATTGAAACTGTGACAAGTACTAAATTGAAAGGAACAACATGGGAAGATGTTGATGTAGGTGATATTGCAATGATTTTTATTTCCTATCGGAAAACAGTAAGCCATCTCCAATTTTCATATGTCAAGGATGGAAATTTTTCTCTATCACAGAGACATGGTGAAAATATAGAACATCTGGAAATT ATCAAGCTAGATTATCCCTCTGAATATCTGATTGGAGTAAATGGTCGTCATGGAATATCATTTGGAACTGATAGAGTTTTGAAATCAATTACATTTGTGACCAACAAAAATTCCTATGGACCATTTCCAAAAAATAAACCTCTTTGTATGGGAAGTGAAGATACAGAGTTCAACATAAATATATTGGATCATGGTTGGCTCAATGGATTTCATGGCACAACTTGTGAAGGTCAACTTGAAAGCTTTGGAGTATATATCAAGCCTATACCAATAATTACACCTCCAAAAAAAGATACTGGATCATGGTTGGCTCAATGGATTTCATGGCACAACTTGTGGAGACTTTGA